A genomic region of Cannabis sativa cultivar Pink pepper isolate KNU-18-1 chromosome 1, ASM2916894v1, whole genome shotgun sequence contains the following coding sequences:
- the LOC115704027 gene encoding uncharacterized protein LOC115704027 codes for MDTEIIALVANKTWDVIPLPPSQHSIGCTWVYNYKHNEKAIKNWSLYQLDINNAFLHGDLHETIYMQLLKGYTPSGFLSKNSVVLRLEFQFFSDLLRFNFSKRQVSWELKLSLPPYISYAVNTLSQLLHELRTPHLHDAHRILHYLKGTPGQGLIFYANSNPHLCAFAESNFKNVEPQLKKFSDADWGSWIDTRRSITGYCVFLGLMEVQKAANSFQILS; via the exons ATGGACACCGAAATCATTGCTCTTGTGGCAAACAAGACTTGGGATGTCATTCCTCTTCCTCCCAGTCAACATTCTATAGGATGTACGTGGGTTTATAACTATAAACATAATGAAAAAG CAATCAAAAATTGGTCCTTATATCAATTAGACATCAACAACGCCTTCTTACATGGTGATTTGCATGAAACTATTTACATGCAACTTCTTAAAGGCTATACACCTTCAGGATTCCTTTCCAAAAATTCT GTCGTTCTTCGGCTGGAATTTCAGTTTTTCAGTGACCTTTTACGCTTCAACTTCTCAAAGAGACAGGTTTCTTGGGAGCTAAAGTTGTCTCTACCCCCAT ATATCTCCTATGCTGTCAACACTTTAAGTCAGCTTTTACATGAGCTGCGTACCCCTCATTTACATGATGCACATCGAATTCTTCACTATCTCAAAGGCACACCAGGCCAAGGCCTAATTTTTTATGCTAATTCTAATCCTCATTTGTGTGCTTTTGCTGAATCTAACTTTAAAAATGTAGAACCACAACTTAAAAAATTTTCAGATGCAGATTGGGGCTCTTGGATTGACACCCGTAGGTCCATCACGGGGTATTGCGTCTTCCTTGGTCTCATGGAAGTCCAAAAAGCAGCCAACAGTTTCCAAATCCTCTCATGA